The proteins below are encoded in one region of Segatella copri:
- a CDS encoding 2-isopropylmalate synthase, which produces MSDRLYIFDTTLRDGEQVPGCQLNTVEKIQVAKQLEQLGVDVIEAGFPISSPGDFNSVVEISKAVTWPTICALTRAVEKDIDCAAEALQYAKHKRIHTGIGTSDSHIKYKFNSTREEIIERAVAAVKYAKKYVEDVEFYAEDAGRTDNEYLARVVEAVVKAGATVVNIPDTTGYCLPDEYGDKIKYLMEHVDGIDKARLSTHCHNDLGMATANTLQGVLNGARQVEVTINGIGERAGNTSLEEIAMILKCHKHIDIDTNINTTKIIPTSRMVSSLMNMPVQPNKAIVGRNAFAHSSGIHQDGVLKNVQTYEIIDPKDVGLDDNAIVLTARSGRAALKYRLHVNGVEINDEEKLDKIYKKFLQLADKKKEVTDEDVLMLAGADSADKHGVQLDWLQVTTGKGVKSVASIGLDIAGQKFEAASSGNGPVDAAINALKKVITKEMNLKEFTIQAIDKGSDDVGKVHMQVEYDGHVYYGFGADTDIVTASVEAYIDCINKFKIR; this is translated from the coding sequence ATGAGTGACAGATTATACATTTTCGACACGACCCTCCGCGATGGCGAACAGGTTCCGGGATGTCAGTTGAACACAGTTGAGAAGATTCAGGTGGCAAAGCAACTGGAGCAGTTGGGCGTGGATGTAATTGAGGCTGGATTTCCTATATCAAGTCCGGGCGACTTCAATTCAGTGGTAGAAATCTCTAAGGCTGTAACCTGGCCTACTATTTGTGCACTTACCCGTGCCGTAGAAAAAGATATTGATTGTGCTGCTGAGGCTTTGCAGTATGCCAAGCATAAGAGAATCCATACCGGTATCGGTACCAGCGACAGTCATATCAAGTATAAGTTCAATTCTACCCGCGAGGAAATCATCGAACGTGCTGTAGCTGCTGTCAAGTATGCTAAAAAGTATGTTGAGGACGTTGAGTTCTATGCTGAGGATGCAGGCCGTACCGATAATGAGTATCTGGCTCGTGTCGTAGAGGCTGTTGTCAAGGCGGGTGCTACTGTAGTGAACATTCCTGATACTACAGGTTATTGTCTGCCTGATGAATATGGTGACAAAATCAAGTATCTCATGGAGCATGTTGATGGCATTGACAAGGCACGCCTTTCTACCCACTGTCATAACGACCTCGGTATGGCTACTGCCAATACCCTGCAGGGTGTTTTAAATGGTGCACGCCAGGTTGAGGTTACCATCAATGGTATCGGTGAGCGTGCAGGTAATACTTCGCTCGAAGAGATTGCCATGATTCTTAAGTGTCACAAGCATATCGATATTGATACCAACATCAATACCACCAAGATTATTCCTACCTCACGCATGGTGAGCAGCCTGATGAATATGCCTGTCCAGCCAAACAAGGCTATCGTGGGTCGCAATGCATTTGCTCATTCTTCCGGTATCCATCAGGATGGTGTCTTGAAGAATGTTCAGACTTACGAAATCATTGATCCTAAGGATGTGGGATTGGATGACAATGCTATCGTATTGACAGCCCGTTCTGGTCGTGCTGCATTGAAGTACCGTCTCCATGTCAATGGTGTAGAGATTAATGATGAGGAGAAGCTCGACAAGATTTACAAGAAGTTCCTCCAGCTGGCTGATAAGAAGAAGGAAGTTACCGATGAGGATGTTTTGATGCTTGCCGGTGCTGATTCTGCTGATAAGCATGGTGTTCAGCTCGACTGGTTGCAGGTTACTACAGGTAAGGGCGTGAAGAGCGTGGCAAGTATCGGTCTTGATATTGCAGGTCAGAAGTTTGAGGCTGCATCATCTGGTAACGGTCCGGTAGATGCTGCTATCAATGCTCTCAAGAAGGTCATCACCAAGGAGATGAACCTCAAGGAGTTCACTATCCAGGCTATCGACAAGGGCTCTGATGATGTGGGCAAGGTTCACATGCAGGTAGAATACGATGGTCATGTATATTATGGTTTCGGTGCAGATACCGACATCGTTACGGCTTCTGTTGAGGCTTACATTGATTGTATTAACAAGTTTAAGATTAGATAA